From a single Daphnia pulex isolate KAP4 chromosome 2, ASM2113471v1 genomic region:
- the LOC124188888 gene encoding CYFIP-related Rac1 interactor B-like — translation MGNLLRLLSREEGTCFSPQRYDLFLDFENAQPTEGEKEMFLEVEAVLKKGQLILNEISQYRGASKEIREAISNPGEDYQEKARDAVFPLVQQLRRYYDFSLDIEKVVPKILSQLCSGSMSPTQHLEKQQALVKQFAEILEFVLKFDEHKMTTPSIQNDFSYYRRIVSRHSLSGSISDEQDLFKTTESDEQISSALASHMSLFYAQPTPMLKVLSEATMKFVADNKDIPVENTTETLSTMASVCQSMLKDPDLIARFMREETYLFVLRVMVGLVILYDHVHPVGAFQKSSNVDVKGCVRVLKEQPSSRSESLLNALRYTTRHLNDESTPKHIKTLLAS, via the exons ATGGGTAATTTGCTTCGTCTCTTGTCACGCGAAGAAggaacttgtttttctcctcAACGATACGATTTATTCCTTGATTTTGAAA ATGCTCAACCAACTgaaggtgaaaaagaaatgttcctTGAAGTTGAAGCTGTGCTGAAGAAAGGACAGCTAATACTCAATGAAATCAGTCAGTATCGAGGAGCCAgcaaagaaataagagag GCAATTAGCAACCCAGGGGAAGATTACCAGGAAAAGGCAAGAGATGCTGTGTTCCCACTTGTCCAGCAATTACGACGATACTATGATTTTTCATTAGATATTG aaaaagttgttccAAAGATTCTTTCCCAGTTGTGTTCTGGTAGCATGAGCCCTACCCAACACCTAGAGAAACAACAAGCACTGGTGAAGCAGTTTGCGGAAATTTTAGAATTCGTCTTGAAATTTGACGAACATAAG ATGACAACTCCGTCTATTCAGAACGATTTCAGTTACTATCGACGAATTGTTTCGAGACATAGCTTGTCTGGGTCGATAAGCGACGAACAAGATCTTTTTAAAACTACTGAAAGCGACGAACAAATCAGCTCAGCGTTAGCAAGTCATATGTCATTATTCTACGCCCAGCCCACACCAATGCTCAAAGTGCTTAGCGAGGCCACAATGAAATTCGTCGCGGAC AATAAAGATATTCCCGTGGAAAACACAACGGAAACGCTGAGTACTATGGCAAGCGTCTGCCAGAGTATGCTGAAAGATCC GGACTTGATTGCTCGATTTATGCGCGAAGAAACGTACCTGTTTGTGCTACGAGTCATGGTTGGTCTCGTTATTCTCTACGATCACGTTCATCCGGTCGGTGCTTTCCAAAAATCTTCCAATGTCGAT GTTAAAGGTTGTGTTCGTGTGCTCAAGGAGCAGCCGAGTTCCCGTTCCGAAAGTCTTTTGAATGCTTTGCG ATACACTACACGTCATTTGAATGACGAATCTACTCCTAAGCACATAAAAACACTTCTAGCGTCCTAA